From a single Endozoicomonas euniceicola genomic region:
- the rpsG gene encoding 30S ribosomal protein S7: MPRRRVVAKRDVLPDPKFGNKTLTKFINHVMISGKKSVAEKIVYGALDKVQERSNKDPLEQFEKALESIAPMVEVKSRRVGGATYQVPVEVRPARRTALAMRWLVDAARKRGEKSMELRLAGELLDAAENKGAAVKKREDVHRMAEANKAFSHYRF; this comes from the coding sequence ATGCCAAGAAGACGCGTAGTCGCTAAGCGCGACGTGCTGCCAGATCCTAAGTTTGGTAACAAGACCCTGACCAAGTTCATCAACCACGTGATGATCTCCGGTAAGAAATCCGTAGCGGAAAAAATCGTATACGGTGCGCTGGATAAGGTTCAGGAGCGCTCTAACAAGGATCCGCTGGAGCAATTCGAAAAAGCTCTGGAATCCATTGCGCCAATGGTAGAAGTAAAGTCCCGCCGTGTGGGTGGTGCTACTTACCAGGTGCCTGTAGAAGTTCGTCCGGCTCGTCGTACTGCCCTGGCAATGCGCTGGCTGGTAGACGCGGCGCGTAAGCGTGGCGAAAAGTCTATGGAACTGCGCCTTGCAGGCGAACTGCTGGACGCAGCTGAGAACAAAGGCGCTGCTGTCAAGAAGCGTGAAGACGTGCACCGTATGGCTGAAGCGAACAAGGCGTTCTCTCACTACCGTTTCTAA
- the tuf gene encoding elongation factor Tu, which yields MAKEKFERTKPHVNVGTIGHVDHGKTTLTAALTRVCAEVFGGEMKAFDQIDNAPEERERGITISTAHVEYDSNERHYAHVDCPGHADYVKNMITGAAQMDGAILVCGATDGPMPQTREHILLSRQVGVPNIVVFLNKADLLAEDCGGVDSEEYAEMLELVEMEIRELLDTYEFPGDDTPIIAGSALMALNGEDENELGTTAVKKLVETLDSYIPEPERAIDQPFLLPIEDVFSIAGRGTVVTGRVERGVITVGEEVEVIGIKETSKTTVTGVEMFRKLLDEGRAGENVGCLLRGTKREEIERGQCLVKPGSVTPHAKFEAEVYILSKDEGGRHTPFFKGYRPQFYFRTTDVTGNIELPEGVEMVMPGDNINFIAELITPVAMENNLRFAIREGGRTVGAGVVAKILD from the coding sequence ATGGCTAAGGAAAAATTTGAACGTACGAAGCCGCACGTAAACGTCGGCACCATCGGTCACGTTGACCACGGTAAAACCACTCTGACTGCTGCGCTGACTCGCGTTTGTGCTGAAGTTTTCGGCGGTGAGATGAAAGCGTTCGATCAGATCGATAACGCTCCTGAAGAGCGTGAGCGTGGTATCACCATCTCTACTGCTCACGTAGAGTACGATTCTAACGAACGTCACTACGCGCACGTAGACTGCCCGGGACACGCTGACTATGTTAAAAACATGATCACCGGTGCCGCTCAGATGGACGGCGCTATCCTGGTATGTGGTGCGACTGACGGCCCTATGCCTCAGACTCGCGAGCACATCCTGCTGTCCCGTCAGGTTGGTGTACCTAACATCGTTGTATTCCTGAACAAAGCTGACCTGCTGGCTGAAGACTGCGGCGGCGTTGACTCTGAAGAATACGCTGAGATGCTGGAACTGGTTGAAATGGAAATCCGTGAGCTGCTGGACACTTACGAATTCCCGGGCGACGACACTCCAATCATCGCTGGTTCCGCTCTGATGGCCCTGAACGGCGAAGACGAAAACGAACTGGGTACTACTGCTGTTAAGAAGCTGGTAGAAACTCTGGATTCCTACATCCCAGAGCCAGAGCGTGCTATCGATCAGCCATTCCTGCTGCCAATCGAGGACGTATTCTCCATCGCTGGTCGTGGTACTGTAGTAACTGGTCGTGTTGAGCGTGGTGTCATCACTGTTGGTGAAGAAGTAGAAGTTATCGGTATCAAGGAAACCTCCAAGACTACCGTAACTGGCGTTGAAATGTTCCGTAAGCTGCTGGACGAAGGTCGTGCAGGTGAGAACGTTGGCTGTCTGCTGCGTGGTACCAAGCGTGAAGAAATCGAACGTGGTCAGTGTCTGGTTAAGCCAGGTTCTGTAACTCCGCACGCTAAGTTCGAAGCTGAAGTGTACATCCTGTCCAAAGATGAAGGTGGTCGTCACACTCCATTCTTCAAAGGCTACCGTCCACAGTTCTACTTCCGTACTACTGACGTGACCGGTAACATCGAACTGCCAGAAGGCGTTGAGATGGTAATGCCAGGCGACAACATCAACTTCATTGCTGAGCTGATCACTCCAGTTGCAATGGAAAACAACCTGCGTTTCGCTATCCGTGAAGGCGGTCGTACTGTAGGTGCTGGTGTTGTAGCTAAGATCCTGGACTAA
- the fusA gene encoding elongation factor G, with translation MARKTPINRYRNIGICAHVDAGKTTTTERVLFYTGLSHKIGEVHDGAATMDWMEQEQERGITITSAATTCFWRGMDAQFDEHRINIIDTPGHVDFTIEVERSLRVLDGAVVVLCGSSGVQPQTETVWRQADKYEVPRMVFVNKMDRTGADFSMVVEQLRERLGAIAVPMQMTIGAEDEFKGVVDLVKMKSIIWNESDQGMSFTYEDIPADLQDTCDEMREYMMEAAAEATEELMEKYLEEGTLTEEEIKAGIRARTLANEIIPVFGGSAFKNKGVQAVLDAVIELMPSPKEVKAIEGILDDGKDTVETREADDSAPFSALAFKIATDPFVGTLTFVRNYSGTLNSGDTVYNPVKHKRERVGRMVQMHANTREELKECVAGDIVALIGLKDVTTGDTLCSMDSVITLERMEFPDPVISVAVEPKSKADQEKMGIALGKLAQEDPSFQVKTDEETGQTIISGMGELHLDILVDRMRREFKVEANIGKPQVAYREKLKSSVDANHKFAKQSGGRGQYGHVVIEFSPAEGGEEGLEFINEIVGGAIPREYIPAVQKGIEEQMQNGVIAGYPLLGLKARLYDGSFHDVDSNEMAFKIAASQALKKYAPQAQPVLMEPMMKVEVVTPEDYMGDVMGDLNRRRGIVQGMDDTPSGKTINAQVPLGEMFGYATDLRSATQGRATYSMEFSEYAEAPNSIAEAVIKNQG, from the coding sequence GTGGCCCGTAAAACCCCGATCAACCGCTATCGCAACATTGGTATCTGTGCCCATGTTGACGCGGGTAAGACAACGACCACAGAACGCGTACTGTTCTACACTGGTCTGAGCCACAAAATTGGTGAAGTTCATGATGGAGCTGCCACCATGGACTGGATGGAGCAGGAGCAGGAGCGTGGTATTACCATTACTTCTGCGGCTACCACCTGTTTCTGGCGTGGTATGGATGCTCAGTTTGATGAGCATCGCATTAACATTATCGACACGCCCGGACACGTTGACTTTACTATCGAAGTAGAGCGTTCCCTGCGTGTACTGGACGGCGCGGTTGTTGTACTGTGTGGTTCCTCCGGCGTACAGCCTCAGACTGAAACCGTATGGCGTCAGGCTGACAAGTACGAAGTACCGCGCATGGTATTCGTCAACAAGATGGACCGTACCGGTGCTGATTTCAGCATGGTGGTTGAGCAGCTGCGTGAGCGTCTGGGCGCAATCGCTGTGCCAATGCAGATGACCATCGGCGCTGAAGACGAGTTCAAGGGTGTTGTTGACCTGGTTAAGATGAAGTCCATTATCTGGAACGAGTCTGACCAGGGTATGTCTTTCACCTATGAAGATATTCCTGCTGACCTTCAGGATACTTGCGACGAAATGCGCGAGTACATGATGGAAGCAGCTGCGGAAGCGACTGAAGAACTGATGGAGAAGTACCTGGAAGAAGGTACTTTGACTGAGGAAGAGATCAAGGCTGGTATCCGTGCGCGTACACTGGCGAACGAGATCATCCCTGTCTTCGGTGGTTCTGCGTTTAAGAACAAGGGTGTACAGGCTGTACTGGATGCTGTTATCGAGCTGATGCCTTCTCCAAAAGAAGTTAAAGCAATCGAAGGTATCCTGGATGACGGTAAGGATACCGTTGAAACCCGTGAAGCTGATGATAGCGCTCCGTTCTCGGCGTTGGCGTTCAAAATTGCTACCGACCCATTCGTTGGTACTCTGACGTTCGTACGTAACTACTCCGGAACCCTGAATTCCGGTGATACCGTATACAACCCTGTTAAGCACAAGCGTGAGCGTGTTGGTCGAATGGTGCAGATGCACGCCAACACCCGTGAAGAGCTGAAAGAGTGTGTTGCGGGCGATATCGTTGCGTTGATCGGTCTGAAAGACGTAACCACTGGTGACACCCTGTGTTCCATGGATAGCGTGATTACCCTGGAGCGCATGGAATTCCCTGATCCTGTAATCTCCGTTGCGGTTGAGCCTAAGTCCAAGGCTGACCAGGAGAAAATGGGTATTGCGCTGGGTAAGCTGGCTCAGGAAGACCCTTCCTTCCAGGTTAAGACCGACGAAGAGACTGGTCAGACCATCATCTCCGGTATGGGTGAGCTGCACCTGGATATCCTCGTTGACCGTATGCGTCGCGAGTTTAAGGTGGAAGCTAACATTGGTAAGCCTCAGGTAGCTTACCGTGAAAAGCTTAAGTCCTCCGTGGACGCGAACCACAAGTTTGCCAAGCAGTCTGGTGGTCGTGGTCAGTACGGTCACGTTGTTATTGAATTCTCTCCTGCCGAAGGTGGCGAAGAAGGTCTGGAATTCATTAACGAAATCGTGGGTGGTGCTATTCCTCGTGAATACATCCCGGCTGTACAGAAAGGTATCGAAGAGCAGATGCAAAACGGCGTTATCGCCGGCTACCCGCTGCTGGGTCTGAAAGCGCGTCTGTACGACGGTTCTTTCCACGATGTTGACTCCAACGAAATGGCGTTTAAAATCGCTGCTTCACAAGCGCTGAAGAAGTATGCGCCACAGGCTCAGCCTGTGCTGATGGAGCCTATGATGAAAGTCGAGGTGGTAACACCGGAAGACTACATGGGTGACGTTATGGGCGACCTGAACCGTCGTCGCGGTATCGTTCAGGGCATGGATGATACGCCGTCCGGCAAGACTATTAATGCTCAGGTGCCGCTGGGTGAAATGTTCGGCTACGCCACAGATCTGCGTTCAGCAACTCAGGGGCGTGCAACATACTCAATGGAATTCTCCGAGTATGCTGAGGCGCCAAACAGCATTGCTGAAGCGGTCATCAAGAACCAGGGTTGA